The sequence below is a genomic window from Streptomyces sudanensis.
CCGCCGCCGTGACCGGCGACCTGATCCCGGCCCTCGACCACCTCGCCGCCGCCCTGGAACGCAAGTCGGCCGAGTTCGCGGAGGTCGTCAAGTCGGGCCGGACGCACCTGATGGACGCCACCCCGGTGACGCTCGGCCAGGAGTTCGGCGGCTACGCGGCGCAGGTGCGGTACGGGGTGGAGCGGCTGCGGGCCGCGCTGCCGCGCCTCGCGGAGCTGCCGCTGGGCGGCACGGCGGTCGGCACCGGCATCAACACCCCGCCCGGTTTCGCGGCCGCCGTCATCGCCGAGGTGGCGCGGGACACCGGGCTGCCGCTGACCGAGGCCCGCGACCACTTCGAGGCGCAGGGGGCGCGGGACGGGCTGGTCGAGGCGTCGGGGCAGCTCCGCACGATCGCGGTCTCCCTCACCAAGATCGCGAACGACCTGCGGTGGATGGCGTCGGGGCCGCGCACCGGCCTGGCCGAGATCAACCTGCCGGACCTCCAGCCCGGTTCGTCCATCATGCCCGGCAAGGTGAACCCGGTGGTCCCGGAGGCGGTCCTGATGGTCGCCGCGCAGGTCGTCGGCAACGACGCCACGGTGGCGGCGGCCGGCGCGGCCGGGAACTTCGAGCTCAACGTGATGCTCCCGGTCATGGCGAAGAACCTGCTGGAGTCGGTCCGGCTGCTCGCCAACGCCTCCCGGCTCCTCGCGGACCGCACGGTCGACGGGATCACCGCCAACGCCGAGCGGGCCCGCGAGTACGCCGAGTCGTCGCCGTCCGTGGTGACGCCGCTCAACCGGTACATCGGGTACGAGGAGGCGGCGAAGGTCGCCAAGCGGTCGCTGGCCGAGCGGAAGACGATCCGCGAGGTGGTCCTGGAG
It includes:
- a CDS encoding class II fumarate hydratase translates to MTDTSGRHGGTGGEDGHRIERDSMGEVRVPAHAKWRAQTQRAVENFPVSGQRLERAHIAALARVKAAAARVNAELGVLDPEIAEAVRSAAAEVAEGRWDDHFPVDVFQTGSGTSSNMNMNEVLATLAAERLGGRPVHPNDHVNASQSSNDVFPSSIHIAATAAVTGDLIPALDHLAAALERKSAEFAEVVKSGRTHLMDATPVTLGQEFGGYAAQVRYGVERLRAALPRLAELPLGGTAVGTGINTPPGFAAAVIAEVARDTGLPLTEARDHFEAQGARDGLVEASGQLRTIAVSLTKIANDLRWMASGPRTGLAEINLPDLQPGSSIMPGKVNPVVPEAVLMVAAQVVGNDATVAAAGAAGNFELNVMLPVMAKNLLESVRLLANASRLLADRTVDGITANAERAREYAESSPSVVTPLNRYIGYEEAAKVAKRSLAERKTIREVVLESGYVERGDLTLEQLDEALDVLRMTRP